In Eretmochelys imbricata isolate rEreImb1 chromosome 4, rEreImb1.hap1, whole genome shotgun sequence, a single window of DNA contains:
- the EPGN gene encoding epigen, giving the protein MAFGMLIYILLRAMVALGEEAAITVSSLTTGLWNSWAKNNTEAYSTEEPIALKLMQSCLEEHDSYCINGLCAFHNELKKPICRCLTGYSGERCEHLTLNSYALNSYERYIAVGIGAGMLLSGIIALIYCYVRKRCGKLKSPYKV; this is encoded by the exons ATGGCATTTGGAATGCTAATATATATTTTGCTACGAG CAATGGTAGCACTTGGTGAAGAGGCAGCTATTACTGTTTCGTCGCTAACCACAGGCCTGTGGAATAGCTGGGCAAAAAACAACACAGAAG cat ACTCCACAGAGGAACCTATTGCGCTGAAGCTTATGCAATCCTGTCTTGAAGAACACGACAGTTATTGTATTAATGGCCTCTGTGCTTTTCATAATGAACTCAAGAAACCCATATGCAG gtGCCTGACAGGTTACAGTGGAGAAAGATGTGAACACTTGACGTTAAATTCTTATGCGCTTAATTCTTATGAACGCTATATTGCAGTGGGAATTGGTGCTGGAATGTTACTGAGTGGGATAATTGCTCTAATCTATTGCTATGTAAGAAAGAG ATGCGGGAAGTTGAAATCACCGTACAAAGTCTGA